A stretch of DNA from Takifugu flavidus isolate HTHZ2018 chromosome 13, ASM371156v2, whole genome shotgun sequence:
CTGGCGATCAGAGCGTAGAGCACGATGGCGAGCAGCAGCGGGAGGACGTAGAAGATGGTGAAGTCAAAGAGGTAGATGGGCAGGTAGAGCTCCCGCTTCACCCTGTAGCCACACTGCAGGAGTCCAGCCTGGCTCACCTGAGAACACAGGTGACTCTGGAGCGTCTGTGGTCAAACACCTGACAACATCACGCAGGTCTCACCTGGATGTCCACCAGGAACAACCACAGCATGCAGTAGAGGCAGGTGCAGCTCCAGAGCCCAGCAAGGATTCGCTTGGCCCGCGACACCGTGCACACGGCCTGAGCCCTGATGGGGTGGCAGATGGCGATGTACCTGGgcaggtgacaggaagtaggtggcaggaagcaggtggcaggaagcaggtgacaggaagcaggtggCAGGAAGTAGGTGGCAGGAGgcaggtgacaggaagtaggtgacaggaagcaggtggaaggaagcaggtgacaggaagcaggtgaTGGGAAGCAGGTGATGGGAAgcaggtgacaggaagcaggtggCAGGAAGTaggtgacaggaagcaggtgacaggaagtaggTGGCAGGAAGCAGGTGGCAGGAAGCAGGTGGAAGGAAGCAGGTGGCAGGAAGCAGGTGGCAGGaagcatctatccatccatcatccattcatccatccatccatcatccatcatccatccactcatccatccatccatccacccatcatccatcatccatccatccaccatcatccatcatccatccatccacccatcatccatccatccatcatccactcatccatccatcatccatccatccatccatcatccatcatccatcatccatccatcatccatcatccatccatccatccatccatcatccattcatccatccacccatcatccatccatccaccatcatccatccatccatccatccacccatcatccatccatccatccatccatccaccatcatccatccatccatcatccatccacccatcatccatccatccatccatcatccacccatcatccatccatccatccatcatccatccatccacccaccatcagGTCCCGTCTCACCTCTCCACTGTGAAGGccgtgatggagcaggaggagacgttGATGCCCAGGTACTGCAGGTAGGTGATCCCCAGACATCCAGCGTGTCCAAAGATCCATGTTCCCGTCAGGCTGTCCGACACGTTTGGTAGCCCCGCCGCCACCAGCACCGTCAGGTCCGCTACGGCCAGACTGACCAAGTAACAGTTTGTGGGTGTCCTCATGTGGCGGGTGGTGAGGACAACGAGGACCACCATGACGTTGCCCACGATGCCCACACCacagaccagcaggaccaggaacACTGACACCGTCTTGTACTCCAGAGACTGGGACACGGAGCTGCTGGGACTCAGAGAGACGTTGGCCGGAGTCTCGTTTCTGGAGCTCTCGTTGAAGGACATACCTGCTGATGGAACGTCTTCTCACCCGTCACCTGCTTGGCTGACAGCTGTGTTTTACATTGTTAGCGTGCGATTAGCCTCGGCTACACCGAGGACAGGTCCgcgtcctctgtcctctctgctgtcttCGCCTCGCGGGACATCAGCGCTCCAGCGTGGCCTCCGCTGACTCACCTAGAACCAGAAAATATTTCACCTCCCGTCCCAAACTGAAACCAGGACGGCAGCTGCTTCGTCTACGTTGCAGGTGCAACTATTCCTGGCAACATGGTTGTCAGGCCAGAGCCAGGGCATGAGTGGGAGGGGCTAAAGGAGCCTCGGACTGGACGCCACACCGACGTCATGATGGTCAGCGCCGATCCGACCCGCCTGCACATGTTCCTCTCAGCTAACGATAGCAGAGAAACTAATTAACGGCCTGTGAGGGCGCCACAGCCCCGCCGGCggcgcagccccccccccccccccccccccccccccccccccccagagggcGGCTCTCATAAATTGAGGTGGACGTGAAGCAAAAAGTAATTTCActttttcctctgctgcatCACCCAGACTTCAGtcgggctgctgctgcacatctgtccgCCGTCGTGCTGCCTGGACCGCCCTCGTTGTCATGAGAACAAGTGGCAGAAGTTCTGGTCATGTCAACAGAACCCTGATGGACACGCGTGTACCTGCGTCCCTGGCTGCCTGGACAGCGTCCTCAGGAACTACTGCCTGGGGGGACGTTCTGAGGTGGCGGCACCCATCGCTGGCCTGTTCCAGATGTTCTCTGGAGTCTTGGTCAGATTAGCACCTATGGAAACAGATGTGGACTCCTGTTGGGCCGAGCAGCGCCgataaataaacaataaataatcaatttaaaaaagcatttaaatgcGTGCATGTGAagacagcaataataatataaaGTAAACGCCAACTGTGCAGATATGAATATTATCAAACTTAAGTTGTGCTGTAACTGGAATATTATCGTGTAATAACGGTGGTAATAACGGTGGTAATAACGGTGCGTAATCACAGGTGAGGCGCTTTACCTTCCGCACGGGTGCGTCGCGTGgtccttctccagcagcagaacctgctccCCGCCGCTTGGCTCGGGTCTGACACGCAACAGCGACGCGTCAAGCTCACGCACACGAAGCCGGAAACGGCGGCCGCGCCTTCAGAGTAAAAGCACCGACCCAGAACAGACGGAAGTTGACGGTGTTGGGTTTCACCGCGTCGCTGCCGCTCCTGCTAGCTTTAGTAGCCACGTGGCTAACGGTCGGTCAGGTGTGAAGCAATAAAATCCGCGCTAAAATGGACCCGTTTGTCCTATTGTGCGTCGGTTTGTCCTCGTCCACGGCTTTAGGACCGCCCCTGACACGAGTTCAGGCTGGAagaggacttttattttgaaatttgcCTGGCCTGACCCAGGGTCAGTGACACCCCCTAATCGATCCTCTTGAGTATGAATCTTTAATACTGGAACAGCCTCTCAGAGCCGTGGCGCTTCCGGTCATCAATGAAGAAACAACAAATGGCGAAAATATCTTCAGAAATCGTCACTTCCACGACTCACGTCATTAAACTCAAGAAATTAATTCATAAAACAGTCAAAGTAGAAGTTTTCCCGAAACACCAACACTCACGCGAGGACCAGAAATGGGAACACATATTTGCCGCCATCTAGCGGCCCACCGGCGGAAGTGACTCATGCGCCAACCTGGGTTAGgggcgtcacttcctgtttagggCAATAATATCCCTTAATTTATCTGTTCATGTTGAGTTTAATGGATTTCAGTGCCGTAAAACTGCAGCTCACAGGAGAATAAACACTTTTGTAGCCCACATTTACAagagaaaagcagcttttttacATTTCATCTCTCTTAAATTCACCCCGTCGCTCTCAAAGTGACAGAAGTGGGAAATATGTTTCTCTTTTACACATCGTTTGTCCACAGCGTGAGTCCTGCTGGGAGGACACGCTAGCGTCCAGGTCTTGGATGAGCCAGCTCAGCTTTTCTACACTTCCCCCGTGAGCTTCCTGTTCTGTCAGCGGTGACAGAACCTGGACGGGCCGGACAACAGACTCGAGTGTTGGGTTTGTCAGGGGTTTTTCTTTAGCTTCAGGTCAAGCTCATTCACTGGTGCTGGTAGTggttcacatttaaaaaaggccAAGACTAAAACGCTACAGAACACAAAAGCTGAGACTACTGCTAGCTTTCCAACAAAAGCTGGACCACCGCTGGGGTAACTGTTGGAAACGGGCAGGAAATGATTCAGACGGGTCAGAACATAAGGCAGGTGATGATGagcagggccagagacaggaggCTGCCTCCTGGCCCAGTCCGCTCATGACGCACAGATGTGCCGCTCCAGGGACGCGCACCTGCGGTTGGGAACCCTAATGAGACCTGCGGATTCCACAGACGCTCCGCGGGGGCCACAGGGGCCCATGTGTTCTGACGGGTAGAGCTGATGGTTCCGGTGTTGTGACGCTGAGTAAGAACCCAATCAGAGACTTCCGGGACAGCGATCCGGGCCAAGACGCTCCGCCTTCTCTGAGCTGCTCTTCGCTCGGCAGCTTTGAAGTTTGTTATTCGGTTCGGGTCTCGGTTTCGATCCATCTCCGAACATCTTCAGGAGTGACGCAATAGCAGCGAACATGGTGGTGAATTCGGTGCACTGGTTCCGCAAAGGGTTGCGGCTGCACGATAATCCGGCCCTACAGGAGGCCCTGAACGGAGCCGACTCCCTGCGCTGCATCTACATCCTGGACCCCTGGTTCGCTGGAGCCGCGAATGTGGGGATCAACCGATGGAGGTTCGTGAGTGGACGTGGGTTCGGACACGAGCAGCACTTTAATTTGGGCTTTGTGATTGTGTAGCGCTGGGAGTCGGGGCTTTGGCCTCCCTCCTGCCGCTAGCTGGAAGCTAACCGCTAGAAGCTAACAGCTGGAAGCTGACAGCTGGAAGCTAACCGCTAGAAGCTAACCGCTAGACGCTAACCGCTAGAAGCTAACAGCTGGAAGCTAACCGCTAGAAGCTAACCGCTAGAAGCTAACCGCTAGCACAAAATGGAGCGTCTGCTGCAGTCAACAAaggatcattttaaataaatggatCATTGATCAATAAAGGAATCGCCTTTATTCAGCTGCGTTTATCTTATTTAGATTAGTgaaacatatatatttttttaaataacctatttaattatgaataaataatatttatatACTTATATATTTAATAATTACTACATATTCTCATCTAAACTCCCGTGAAGgcaaaaatggttaaaaaatgGACCGTGTCTTTTAAATCTTAATTCAGACCAAAGGTTCAAAGGCTTCGGCATCATTGATGTTGTGATTCAGCTTTGATCTCCTGGATGACGGCGGCTTTGATGATGGGCTGATATCGGTTCTGCTCCATAAACCaacagagcgtgtgtgtgggcgtgcatGTGGGCGTgcgtgtgggcgtgtgtgtgcgtgcgtgtgcatgtgggcGTGCAGGTTCCTGCTGGAggccctggaggacctggactGCAGCCTGAGGAAGCTGAGCTCCAGGCTGCTGGTGGTCCGAGGACAGCCCACCGACGTGTTTCCGAGGCTGCTGAAGGTCGGTGCCCGGCGTTCCGCCGCGTTGCGACCGTGCGCGACCGTGCGCGctcctgccgccgccgctcgctcACGCGCTCCGTGTGCTCCCGCAGGACTGGAAGGTGACCAGACTGACCTTCGAGTTCGACCCCGAGCCGTACGGGAAGGAGCGGGACGGCGCCATCATCAAGCTGGCTCAGCAGTTCGGGGTGGAGACCATCGTTCGGAACTCTCACACACTTTACAACCTGGACAGGTGAGGCGGGCCGGCGTGCGCTGCCACGTGCACGGAGGCCACGGAGGCCACGCTGGTGACGGCGAccctctgtgtctgtgctgaGTTCCTCTGTGTCTGTGGTTCCAGGATCATCGAGGTGAACAACAACAGTCCTCCTCTGACCTTCAAGCGCTTCCAGACCATCGTGAGCCGGCTGGAGCTGCCCCGGAGGCCCCTGCCCACCGTCACCCAGCACCAGATCCACAAGTGTGGCGCCAAGATGGCCGACAACCAGGAGCAGCTGTACAGCATCCCCTCGCTGGAGGAGCTAGGTAGGCCTCGCCGGCGGCGTGCTGGGGAGGAGCGGCGCCGCCCAGCTCACACGTCCGCTCTTGCCTGTGTCCAGGGTTCCGGACTGAAGGTCTCCCTCCAGCGGTGTGGCGAGGAGGAGAGTCCGAAGCCTTGGAGAGGCTCCACAAACACCTGGATAAGAAGGTAGAACCTggcccctcttcctcttggaCCTGGCCGCTCCCCGCCCGCTCCGGCTCACCTGTGTCTTGGTGTCGCCGCAGGTGTGGGTGGCCAACCTGGAGCACAGCCGGGTCAGCACCTGCTCCCTGTACGCCAGTCCGGCGGGCCTGAGCCCGTACCTGCGCTTCGGCTGCCTGTCCTGCCGGGTCCTGTACTACAACCTGAGGGAGCTCTACGTGAAGGTACCGGTCCGCTGCCCCGTGAGCCGCTGAGACCTGCGTGATGTTCTGACCCGTCTGACCCGTCTGACCCGCAGCTGCGTAAAGGCTGCAGCCCGCCGCCGTCGCTCTTCGGGCAGCTGCTGTGGAGGGAGTTCTTCTACACGGCCGCCACCAACAACCCCAACTTCGACCGCATGGAGGGGAACCCcatctgtgtgcaggtgggCGCCGCCGCCTCGGCCcggctcgccgccgccgccgtcaccTAACCGCTGCTTCTGTGGTCGACCCGTCTCCAGATCCCCTGGGACCAGAACCCGGAGGCTTTGGCCAAGTGGGCCGAGGGCCACACGGGCTTCCCCTGGATCGACGCCATCATGACCCAGCTGAGACAGGAGGGCTGGATCCACCACCAGGCCCGCCGGGCCGTGGCCTGTTTCCTGACCCGGGGAGACCTGTGGATCAGCTGGGAGTGCGGCATGAAGGTAGGCGGCGCCGTCCGGGTCGGGCCGGCGGTGCCGACCCGCTGAGAACGTTTGTGAGAACGTTGGTGCTCCCGCAGGTGTTCgaggagctcctgctggacgCCGACTGGAGCGTGAACGCCGGCAGCTGGATGTGGCTCTCCTGCAGCGCCTTCTTCCAGCAGTTCTTCAAGTGCTACTGTCCCGTTGGGTTCGGGAGGAGAACCGACCCGTCGGGAGACTACATCAGGTGAGCCCGCGCGTCCCCGCCCGAGCAAAGGGAGGGGCGTCCTCACGCCGCCCCTCCTGGTCTCCGCAGGCGCTACATCCCCATCCTGAAGGATTACCCAAACCGGTACATCTACGAGCCCTGGAACGCCCCGGAGGCGGTCCAGAAGGCGGCCAACTGCGTGGTGGGCGTGGACTACCCCCGACCCATGATCAACCACGCCGAGGGCAGCAGACTCAACATCGAGAGGATGAAGCAGGTCTACCAGCAGCTGTCCCACTACAGGGGCCTCAGTAAGTCCGCAGCCTCCTTCAGGTCCGTCTCCGTCCCCCCGGGACGCTCACCTGTGTCCTCCTGGCAGGCCTGCTCGCATCGGTCCCGACGAtccaggaggaggcggagccaccgATGACGGACGAGTTCCAGAACAGCAGCGGTCCTGGTAGGGGGGCGGGCTCAGGTACCGCTGAGGTGAAAGGTTCCGCTTGACCCGTGTCCTCTTCCCTCTAGACTCTCCTCCCAGACCCGCGCACGGCGCCGCGCTCCCCGATTCCTCCACCGTCTGCGTGTCCTCTTCCTGCGTCCCTCATTCGGTCCTGGGGGACACGACCCCGACGCGGTCCTCGTTGACCCAGAGTCTGTCGGCCAGATCAAAGCCGGCGTCTCTGTCCTCAGGTCCGTCCACCGTCCCGGTCTCCTCCGCCACCCAGACCTCGTCTCTGGGACACCGGAGGAAAGGCCTCGGCCGCAAGGTCCGCCGCCACCACCGAGCCCGGGGCCGGCCCGGCGCCACCAGGgacggagacaggaagtcagggagggaggagaggatggaggaagacGCCGAGCAGGAAGAAGATCGGATGGAGGCCGAGGCGGCGGCCAACAAGTAGAGGTGACCCCCAGCAGGTCCCGTCAGCACGGCGGGTCCCCCTCCAGGGTCCTGCACGTGTCCTCACGCTGCTCTCTGGCTCCTCTTGCAGGACGCAGGTGGAACCTTCAGATACGCACGTGAAGATCGAGGGAGGCGGGTCCGGACAGGCCTTCTGGATCAGGACCAGGATCCCTGTGCTGGTGTCTCTTCGTAGGAACGGTCGCCACGATCATACCGACGCTTTTCAATCCCTTGAGGGCTCCGACGCTCGGATGCTCCTCGGACCTCCACGCTGACCCGCTGTAGGCGTCGGCTTTGGTTCCGAGTCACTCCGAGCAAAGATTCTGCTTTAATCCCGTCCaagctgagagcagcagccatgGAACCGATGTTTGAACGTGTGGGACAGGGGTTCTGATGCTGGCACACATGTCCAAGATGTCCAAGATGTCCAAGATGTCCAGACCTTCAGATGGAAAAGCAGAAATAACCCT
This window harbors:
- the trhr2 gene encoding thyrotropin releasing hormone receptor 2 isoform X3, translating into MSFNESSRNETPANVSLSPSSSVSQSLEYKTVSVFLVLLVCGVGIVGNVMVVLVVLTTRHMRTPTNCYLVSLAVADLTVLVAAGLPNVSDSLTGTWIFGHAGCLGITYLQYLGINVSSCSITAFTVERYIAICHPIRAQAVCTVSRAKRILAGLWSCTCLYCMLWLFLVDIQAGLLQCGYRVKRELYLPIYLFDFTIFYVLPLLLAIVLYALIARILYLSPLPSHPDTSTSTMGRSRRDAREGGRAGRGPSSRRQVTKMLAVVVVLFALLWMPYRTLVLINSFLPAPYLDAWVLLFCRTCIYANSAINPLIYNLMSQKFRSAFRQLYRCRRTEGLLRTLSVVQPAVSAAPGATAKPRGQIQGAGADLSPGEDGRTHREVGQPEDRPSQKTPVASSPTV
- the trhr2 gene encoding thyrotropin releasing hormone receptor 2 isoform X1; amino-acid sequence: MSFNESSRNETPANVSLSPSSSVSQSLEYKTVSVFLVLLVCGVGIVGNVMVVLVVLTTRHMRTPTNCYLVSLAVADLTVLVAAGLPNVSDSLTGTWIFGHAGCLGITYLQYLGINVSSCSITAFTVERYIAICHPIRAQAVCTVSRAKRILAGLWSCTCLYCMLWLFLVDIQSHLCSQVSQAGLLQCGYRVKRELYLPIYLFDFTIFYVLPLLLAIVLYALIARILYLSPLPSHPDTSTSTMGRSRRDAREGGRAGRGPSSRRQVTKMLAVVVVLFALLWMPYRTLVLINSFLPAPYLDAWVLLFCRTCIYANSAINPLIYNLMSQKFRSAFRQLYRCRRTEGLLRTLSVVQPAVSAAPGATAKPRGQIQGAGADLSPGEDGRTHREVGQPEDRPSQKTPVASSPTV
- the trhr2 gene encoding thyrotropin releasing hormone receptor 2 isoform X2; amino-acid sequence: MSFNESSRNETPANVSLSPSSSVSQSLEYKTVSVFLVLLVCGVGIVGNVMVVLVVLTTRHMRTPTNCYLVSLAVADLTVLVAAGLPNVSDSLTGTWIFGHAGCLGITYLQYLGINVSSCSITAFTVERYIAICHPIRAQAVCTVSRAKRILAGLWSCTCLYCMLWLFLVDIQVSQAGLLQCGYRVKRELYLPIYLFDFTIFYVLPLLLAIVLYALIARILYLSPLPSHPDTSTSTMGRSRRDAREGGRAGRGPSSRRQVTKMLAVVVVLFALLWMPYRTLVLINSFLPAPYLDAWVLLFCRTCIYANSAINPLIYNLMSQKFRSAFRQLYRCRRTEGLLRTLSVVQPAVSAAPGATAKPRGQIQGAGADLSPGEDGRTHREVGQPEDRPSQKTPVASSPTV
- the cry2 gene encoding cryptochrome-2, with protein sequence MVVNSVHWFRKGLRLHDNPALQEALNGADSLRCIYILDPWFAGAANVGINRWRFLLEALEDLDCSLRKLSSRLLVVRGQPTDVFPRLLKDWKVTRLTFEFDPEPYGKERDGAIIKLAQQFGVETIVRNSHTLYNLDRIIEVNNNSPPLTFKRFQTIVSRLELPRRPLPTVTQHQIHKCGAKMADNQEQLYSIPSLEELGFRTEGLPPAVWRGGESEALERLHKHLDKKVWVANLEHSRVSTCSLYASPAGLSPYLRFGCLSCRVLYYNLRELYVKLRKGCSPPPSLFGQLLWREFFYTAATNNPNFDRMEGNPICVQIPWDQNPEALAKWAEGHTGFPWIDAIMTQLRQEGWIHHQARRAVACFLTRGDLWISWECGMKVFEELLLDADWSVNAGSWMWLSCSAFFQQFFKCYCPVGFGRRTDPSGDYIRRYIPILKDYPNRYIYEPWNAPEAVQKAANCVVGVDYPRPMINHAEGSRLNIERMKQVYQQLSHYRGLSLLASVPTIQEEAEPPMTDEFQNSSGPDSPPRPAHGAALPDSSTVCVSSSCVPHSVLGDTTPTRSSLTQSLSARSKPASLSSGPSTVPVSSATQTSSLGHRRKGLGRKVRRHHRARGRPGATRDGDRKSGREERMEEDAEQEEDRMEAEAAANK